In Nocardioides sp. WS12, the DNA window TGGCCACCGGCCCGCGTGACAACGATGCCGAGGGTTTCTACCAGAAGCGCGTCCCCAAGGGGGCTCCCGACTACCTGGAGGCCGTCGAGATCACGTTCCCGTCGGGCCGGACGGCCGAGGAGATCTGCCCGACCGAGCTGGCGGTGCCGGTGTGGTGCGCCCAGATGGGCGCCCTGACGTTCCACCCCTGGCCGGTCCGGCGTGCCGACACCGATCACCCCGACGAGTTGCGGATCGACCTCGACCCCCAGCCGGGTACGACGTTCGGTGATGCCGTGCGGGTCGCGGATCTTGCCCGGGAGTTGTTCGAGGAGCTCGGCCTGCGCGCCTACCCGAAGACATCGGGCAACCGCGGCGTCCACGTCTACGTCCGGATCGATCCGCGTTGGGAGTTCACCGACGTGCGGCACGCGGCGATCGCGTTCGGGCGGGAACTGTCCCGACGCGATGATCAGGTCACGACCGCGTGGTGGAAGGAGGAGCGGGGTGAGCGGATCTTCGTGGACTTCAACCAGAACAATCGCGACCGCACCATCGCGTCGGCGTACTCCTTGCGGCCGCTGCCCGGTGCGCCCGTCTCGACGCCGATGACGTGGGCCGAGCTCGCCGGGGTCACGGACCCCAAGGACTTCAACCTCTTCACCGTGCCCGAGCGGATGGCCGACGGCGACCCGTGGACGAGCATCGACGACGAGTCCTTCTCGCTCCAGCCGCTGCTGGATCTCTGGGACCAGCAGGTCGCTGACGGTGCGAGCGAGCTCAACTTCCCGCCGGACTACCCGAAGATGCCGGGGGAGCCGCCGCGGGTGCAGCCGAGCAAGAAGGTCGCCGAGCACTGGGACGAGCAGGGCAACCGGGTCGAAGGGACCTGATCGGGCAGGAGTCGGTCGGAGAGTCAGTCGAGGCCGCGCACCACGGCGACTTCGCAGAGTCGGGCCAGATCGCCCCGCACCCGTACGTCCAGGGACGTGGTCAGGTCGTCGAGGAGCAGGTGGACGGCGCTGCGCGTGGTCCGGCCGGGGTGGGGCAGGTCCAGCTCCGGGATCAACCCGACGACGTACTCGCACAGGTCGATGACCTGGTCGCGCTCAGCGGCCGGCAGGCGCGCGCCCGCCAGCACCTCGTAGAGGCGGACATCGAGGGTGTGCAGGGCCGACATGACTGATCAACGACGCGGCCGCCGTTGCTGTTACGCCTTGCCGTTGGGCACTCTAGGAAGCGTCGTGTTCGAGCAGGTGCAGGACCGGTACGCCGAGCTTGCGTCGCGCGCGCGAGGTCCAGTCGACGTGGAAGAACTCCGCCACCACGTGGGACCGGGTGAGGATGATCGCCTCGCGGCCATCGACCTCCTTCACCTTGCGGATCAGTGCATCGACAGCAGAGTCGGTGACCACGGTGCCGTCGCCGACGTTGGCGCCGGCAGCGGTGAGTGCATCGGAGGTGGTGGCCAGGTCGCGCTCGGCCTGGTCGCGGTACTCCGTCCGCAGGTGCTCGATCTCGTCCGGCGACGGTGTCATCGGTGCGGCCATCAGGTCGGCGCCACCGATCACGCCCAGCGAGGCTTCGACCGCTGCGGCGGCATCGGCCATCGGCAGCAGCACGTGGTAGACGACCTCGATCGTCGGGTCGTCGTCGAGTTCGACGTGCAGCGCGCGAACCTGGGCC includes these proteins:
- a CDS encoding DNA polymerase domain-containing protein, producing MAKTAAAMVQAGEREVRVSSPDRVIYEATERTGEVTKLMVAEYVVAVGDGLMRALRERPTALERWPSGVREGFRLATGPRDNDAEGFYQKRVPKGAPDYLEAVEITFPSGRTAEEICPTELAVPVWCAQMGALTFHPWPVRRADTDHPDELRIDLDPQPGTTFGDAVRVADLARELFEELGLRAYPKTSGNRGVHVYVRIDPRWEFTDVRHAAIAFGRELSRRDDQVTTAWWKEERGERIFVDFNQNNRDRTIASAYSLRPLPGAPVSTPMTWAELAGVTDPKDFNLFTVPERMADGDPWTSIDDESFSLQPLLDLWDQQVADGASELNFPPDYPKMPGEPPRVQPSKKVAEHWDEQGNRVEGT